DNA sequence from the Pseudoduganella plicata genome:
GCGTTGCCCCATCCAGCGTGACGCGAACGGGAAATCCGATGGACGGGCGCGGCCCGGACTGACCGCCGTCCTTGCCATCGACATGCTGCAACGGTGCGGCTGAACCGATCATCATGCCCAAACCGTCAGCGTCCAGGTGCATTTCCGTCCGGGTCCCGGTATCAGAGGCCGTCGCCCAAACGCCCGTGACGCTGTCTGGCAGTCCGCCCGCGGCGTTGGCGCAGCAATGCAACAACGCCGCGAGCGCGAGAATAGCGCTTCGCATCATGCGCCGGCCGCCTTCAACCAGTCCCGTCCGCGCGCATCCAGTGCGCGGGCAATGACGTCGGGCGGCAGCGTGTAGACGGTGGCCCAGCTGGCGCGGCCGTCCGCCGTGTTCGACGGGAAGCTGGCCGTCTCAATGGGCCAATGGTACTTGCGTTTCAACGCGCGGACGATGGCGGCCAGCGTGACACGCCCGCGCAAGGGTTCGGCACCGAGCTGGTCGGCATTGGATAACAGCACGGCAAGGACGGCCCCGCGCGCGGTGCGCGGACCGGGGAAGACAGGAGTTTTCTGTGGCATGGCGCCATTCTAGCGGCACAGCACCGCACGCACCCATGAGCACGTGTCCACCTCGGGGTCACACCCCTACAAGGACACGGACTCAGCAGTTGGGAATAGATGAGCTCGTGCCTATGTCGGGGGGTGACCCCAGGGTGGACACGGACTGGGCTATGACCTTGGCTTTGGCACGCGAGGACGATTGTGATAGCTTTGCATCGGTTCGCTTCCGGAGACTACGATGACGGCTGATCAGGCGTTGCTGCAGGAGTTACAGGCGCGGTTCGAGCGCAACATGGCGCGCCATCGGGGCGTCGCGTGGGCCGATGTGGCAGCCCGGCTCGACGCCGCGCCTGCCGCATTGACCGCCCTGCGCGCAATGGAGGACAGTGGCGGCGAGCCGGACGTTGTCGGCCACGACGAGGGCACTGGCCGCATCGTCTTCTGCGACTGCGCCGCCGAAACGCCGGCCGGACGGCGCAGCCTGTGCTACGACGGCGCCGCGCTGGCGGCGCGCAAGGAAGCGAAACCATCCGGCAATGCCGTCGACATGGCAAAGGCGATGGGCATCGAGCTGCTGACGGAAGAGCAGTACCGCGCGCTGCAGCAGCTGGGCGACTTCGACCTGAAGACATCGTCCTGGATCGTCACCCCGCCGGACATCCGCAAGCAGGGTGGCGCCCTGTTCTGCGACCGGCGCTACGGCCGCGTCTTCACGTATCACAACGGCGCGCAGTCCTACTATGCCGTGCGCGGCTTTCGCGGCGCGCTGACCGTATGAACGACACGAGGCGCCTGCAGGAGCTGGTGCGCCTGCGCCGCGTGCGCGACCGCATGGACCGCGAGTATGCGCAGCCGCTCAATGTCGAGGAACTGGCGCGGGGCGTGAACATGTCGGCGGGCCATTTGAGCCGGCAGTTCAAGCTGGCCTATGGCGAATCGCCCTACTCCTACCTGATGACACGCCGCATCGAGCGGGCGATGGCGCTGCTGCGCCGCGGCGACATGAGCGTGACGGATGTCTGCTTCGAGGTAGGCTGTTCGTCAT
Encoded proteins:
- a CDS encoding DUF4256 domain-containing protein, translated to MTADQALLQELQARFERNMARHRGVAWADVAARLDAAPAALTALRAMEDSGGEPDVVGHDEGTGRIVFCDCAAETPAGRRSLCYDGAALAARKEAKPSGNAVDMAKAMGIELLTEEQYRALQQLGDFDLKTSSWIVTPPDIRKQGGALFCDRRYGRVFTYHNGAQSYYAVRGFRGALTV
- a CDS encoding helix-turn-helix transcriptional regulator, encoding MNDTRRLQELVRLRRVRDRMDREYAQPLNVEELARGVNMSAGHLSRQFKLAYGESPYSYLMTRRIERAMALLRRGDMSVTDVCFEVGCSSLGTFSTRFTALVGVAPSVYRGESANATMGIPPCIARQITRPVRNEEAAPPARRYAGIFR